In the Chroococcidiopsis sp. SAG 2025 genome, one interval contains:
- a CDS encoding acyltransferase: MYELAKSRVVAATHGSQELKPDPEFEMGMAKHLRHQYSNDQLLELYNRFTIGEGDFDLLMRRIIWRTMARQFGHGVRIGSGVGFKHLETFEIGDRVFIGSQSYIQGRFDGRCAIGNYVWIGPQSYFDARDLIIEDYVGWGPGAKVLGSTHTAFPIDVPIIQTDLEIKSVKVESGADIGMNAVILPGVTIGKGSIVGAGAVVTKDVPPFAVVAGVPARFLRWREGYEPSQSN, from the coding sequence ATGTATGAATTGGCAAAAAGTAGGGTAGTCGCAGCTACACACGGCTCCCAAGAGCTGAAACCAGACCCAGAGTTTGAAATGGGGATGGCAAAACATTTGCGCCATCAGTACAGCAATGACCAATTACTCGAATTGTACAATCGCTTCACGATTGGCGAGGGTGATTTTGACTTGTTAATGCGGCGAATTATTTGGCGTACAATGGCACGTCAATTCGGTCATGGCGTTCGGATTGGTAGTGGTGTTGGCTTCAAACATTTAGAAACATTTGAGATTGGCGATCGCGTTTTCATTGGTTCGCAGAGCTACATTCAAGGACGCTTTGATGGCAGGTGCGCGATCGGTAACTACGTTTGGATCGGTCCGCAGAGTTACTTTGATGCGCGTGACTTGATAATTGAGGATTATGTAGGATGGGGACCAGGAGCAAAAGTGCTTGGTTCAACTCATACCGCATTCCCAATTGATGTTCCGATTATTCAAACAGACCTGGAAATTAAATCGGTAAAAGTAGAATCAGGAGCTGATATAGGGATGAATGCCGTCATTCTTCCTGGGGTAACGATTGGTAAAGGTAGTATTGTTGGTGCTGGAGCCGTTGTCACCAAAGACGTACCACCATTTGCCGTCGTTGCTGGCGTTCCTGCTCGGTTTCTACGCTGGCGAGAAGGATATGAACCATCACAGAGCAATTAA
- a CDS encoding NAD-dependent epimerase/dehydratase family protein produces the protein MGLESFKVPLVKEEVAEIIVLDDFTRGQRQNLAQAQERGHLVIVEGDIRDRQLLADIMQGVDIVFHQAAIRITQCAQEPRLTMEVLANGTFNVLEAAVNAGVKKVVAASSASIYGMAEAFPTTEKHHPYNNRTIYGAAKTFNEGLLRSFYDMYGLDYVALRYFNVYGPRMDIYGVYTEVLIRWMERIAAGQPPLIFGDGKQTMDFVYIEDIARANILAAKADVTDEVFNIASGVESSLNDLAYSLARVMGADLQPEYGPERKVNPVQRRLADPSKAKELLGFEAQVSLEEGLCQLVKWWREQKLAKETSNV, from the coding sequence TTGGGCTTAGAAAGTTTTAAAGTCCCATTAGTTAAAGAAGAAGTTGCTGAAATTATAGTTTTGGATGACTTTACTCGCGGACAGCGCCAAAACTTAGCTCAAGCGCAAGAACGCGGACATTTAGTCATTGTCGAAGGTGACATTCGCGATCGCCAACTGCTTGCCGATATCATGCAAGGTGTGGATATCGTCTTCCACCAGGCAGCGATCCGCATCACTCAATGCGCTCAAGAACCCCGCCTAACGATGGAAGTTCTAGCTAATGGGACTTTCAACGTCCTAGAAGCGGCGGTCAATGCTGGAGTGAAAAAGGTAGTCGCTGCCTCCTCCGCCTCAATCTACGGCATGGCAGAAGCATTTCCTACTACTGAGAAGCACCATCCCTACAACAACCGCACGATTTACGGTGCAGCTAAGACTTTTAACGAAGGACTCCTACGCAGCTTCTACGACATGTACGGGTTGGACTACGTAGCCTTGCGTTACTTCAACGTTTACGGTCCGCGCATGGATATTTATGGCGTTTACACCGAAGTTCTGATTCGCTGGATGGAACGCATAGCCGCAGGTCAACCGCCACTGATTTTCGGTGATGGCAAGCAGACAATGGATTTTGTCTATATCGAAGATATCGCTAGAGCAAACATTTTGGCGGCTAAAGCCGATGTGACGGATGAAGTATTTAACATTGCTAGCGGTGTGGAAAGCAGTTTGAACGACCTTGCCTACAGTTTGGCTAGGGTGATGGGAGCGGATTTGCAGCCAGAGTACGGTCCAGAACGCAAAGTTAACCCCGTGCAGCGGCGACTAGCAGATCCGAGCAAAGCGAAAGAATTACTAGGTTTTGAAGCACAAGTCTCTCTAGAAGAGGGATTGTGTCAGCTCGTCAAATGGTGGCGCGAACAAAAGCTGGCAAAGGAAACAAGCAATGTCTGA
- a CDS encoding DegT/DnrJ/EryC1/StrS family aminotransferase, with amino-acid sequence MNRIALESTQFVLGSEVVALEEEFAHYCNADYGIAVNTGTSALHLALLAAGIGTGDEVITVPFTFVATTAAICYTGAKPVFVDIDPVSYTMDVTQIEAAISERTKAILPVHLYGQPADMEPILEIARRHGLVVIEDAAQAHRAEYKGQRVGSLGDIGCFSFYPGKNLGACGEGGMVVTNNPEYERKMRMLRDWGQERKYHHVFKGYNYRMDGIQGAILRVKLRHLDKWTEARRTHAAQYDKLLASSEVSTPAVMPYSYHVYHVYAVRSPQRDWLQQILHKQGIQTGIHYPIPVHLQPAYAELGYQSGDFPHTERAAREVLSLPMYAELSLNQLEVVSAVVRENLPCMNWQKVG; translated from the coding sequence ATGAACCGTATTGCTTTAGAAAGTACGCAATTTGTGCTAGGGAGTGAGGTCGTCGCTCTCGAAGAAGAATTCGCTCATTACTGTAATGCCGATTATGGCATTGCTGTCAATACAGGTACTAGCGCCCTCCACCTGGCACTCCTAGCCGCTGGAATTGGTACGGGTGACGAAGTGATTACCGTTCCTTTTACTTTCGTCGCCACCACGGCAGCAATTTGTTACACCGGAGCTAAACCTGTCTTCGTCGATATCGATCCCGTGTCATACACGATGGACGTAACCCAGATTGAAGCAGCGATTAGCGAGCGCACCAAAGCAATTCTACCAGTGCATCTGTACGGACAACCAGCCGACATGGAACCGATTTTAGAAATCGCTCGCCGTCACGGTCTGGTGGTGATTGAAGATGCGGCACAAGCACACAGAGCCGAGTACAAAGGGCAGCGAGTTGGTAGCCTTGGCGACATTGGTTGTTTCAGCTTTTATCCTGGGAAGAACTTAGGGGCGTGTGGTGAAGGTGGTATGGTCGTCACCAACAATCCCGAGTACGAGCGCAAAATGCGGATGCTGCGCGATTGGGGGCAAGAACGCAAGTATCACCACGTCTTTAAGGGATACAATTACCGGATGGATGGCATCCAGGGAGCCATCTTGCGGGTGAAGTTACGCCACTTAGACAAATGGACAGAGGCAAGAAGAACACACGCCGCTCAGTATGATAAGTTACTGGCAAGTTCGGAGGTGTCTACTCCTGCTGTCATGCCATACAGTTATCACGTTTACCACGTCTATGCCGTGCGATCGCCCCAACGAGATTGGTTGCAACAGATACTACACAAGCAGGGGATTCAAACAGGCATTCACTACCCCATTCCCGTACACCTACAACCAGCTTACGCCGAATTAGGATATCAGTCGGGAGATTTTCCCCACACCGAACGAGCAGCGAGGGAAGTCCTGTCTTTACCCATGTACGCCGAACTTTCTCTCAACCAATTAGAAGTTGTAAGTGCTGTAGTACGCGAGAATCTTCCATGTATGAATTGGCAAAAAGTAGGGTAG
- a CDS encoding IS701 family transposase, protein MKDQVPAAMPQCFENWCRRFDDVFSRQKQRQEFRVYLGGLLGESQRKNLSQLVTNTVDGSYNSLRHFLNNAPWDEVKLNNRRLEVMHQCRQTTPSQGFTLIVDDSGHRKSGAATDGVGRQYIGEIGKTDNGIVLLTTYLYDGVRRLPLDVALYQHASLFEQGKADPNFQKKPDLALDLVDQCLKRGYRPGVTVIDAGYGNNTPFLKQLESRNLTYVAAIAKNRQVTAQTSGDESARKQGLEAIAQTLAVEQFTPVQLNLEQPRTVWVALLPVHVPKLEGTRWLAIQLNASSFEQATEVDYFLTNASDNQVSAAWVAQTYSARNWVEVFYREAKGWLGLSEYQVRDALSMKRHWVLVFIAYTFILWHQLTGGFRRRWATKPLQTFAEALEAFRTAVEFRLVRWLNEHVDVFASHRAKFGYIWA, encoded by the coding sequence GTGAAAGATCAAGTACCAGCAGCGATGCCGCAGTGCTTTGAGAACTGGTGTCGTCGGTTTGATGATGTATTTTCGCGTCAGAAGCAGCGGCAGGAATTTCGTGTTTATCTAGGGGGACTGCTGGGTGAGAGTCAGCGCAAAAACCTGAGCCAACTGGTCACAAATACAGTAGATGGCTCCTACAACAGCCTCAGACATTTTCTCAACAATGCCCCTTGGGATGAAGTCAAGCTAAATAATCGGCGGTTGGAGGTGATGCACCAGTGTCGCCAGACGACCCCGAGTCAAGGTTTCACATTGATTGTAGATGATTCGGGACATCGCAAAAGTGGTGCGGCTACTGATGGGGTAGGACGGCAGTACATTGGGGAGATTGGCAAGACTGACAATGGTATTGTGCTGCTGACTACCTACTTGTATGATGGAGTGCGACGTCTGCCGTTAGATGTTGCACTCTATCAACACGCAAGTTTATTCGAGCAAGGCAAGGCAGACCCCAACTTCCAGAAAAAACCTGACCTGGCTCTAGACTTGGTTGACCAATGCTTGAAGCGCGGTTATCGACCGGGTGTGACTGTAATTGATGCAGGCTACGGTAATAACACGCCTTTTCTCAAGCAGTTGGAGTCGAGAAACCTAACTTACGTGGCAGCAATCGCCAAAAACCGCCAAGTTACTGCTCAAACATCAGGTGATGAGTCTGCTCGTAAGCAGGGATTAGAAGCTATTGCTCAAACCTTGGCAGTGGAGCAGTTCACACCTGTGCAACTCAATCTGGAGCAGCCCCGGACAGTTTGGGTGGCGCTGTTACCAGTTCACGTTCCGAAGCTCGAAGGCACTCGCTGGCTGGCGATTCAACTCAATGCCTCTAGTTTCGAGCAAGCGACGGAGGTGGATTACTTTCTCACCAATGCCTCTGACAACCAAGTCAGTGCGGCTTGGGTAGCTCAAACATATTCTGCTCGCAACTGGGTGGAGGTCTTCTATCGAGAAGCCAAGGGCTGGTTGGGTTTGAGTGAGTATCAAGTTCGGGATGCTCTGAGTATGAAGCGTCATTGGGTTTTAGTGTTCATCGCTTACACCTTCATCCTTTGGCATCAGTTGACCGGCGGATTCCGCAGACGTTGGGCAACCAAACCCTTACAAACCTTTGCCGAAGCATTGGAGGCATTCCGCACCGCAGTCGAGTTTCGTTTGGTCCGCTGGCTTAATGAGCATGTTGATGTATTTGCCTCTCACAGAGCTAAGTTCGGCTATATTTGGGCTTAG
- a CDS encoding Gfo/Idh/MocA family oxidoreductase has product MTNTRDRLTQNVDFSTYPEQGNICTDKQNSAIHTINIGVIGYGYWGPNLVRTFADLPGAKVVAVSDFKIERLAKVQSRYPAVKVTTDSQDLFADPNIDAIAIATPVSTHYDLALAALQAGKHVLVEKPMTVSSEQAIRLIEEAQRRNLVLMVDHTFVYTGAVRKMQELVASKAIGDVYYYDSVRVNLGLFQHDVNVIWDLAVHDLSIMDYVLQAKPTAVSATGMSHIPGEPENIAYLTLFFDNSAIAHIHVNWLAPVKVRRTLLGGSQKMICYDDLEPSEKIKVYDKGITVNGSPENVYQMLVGYRTGDMWSPKLDMTEALQTEALHFVDCIQQGKRPITDGEAGLRVVRILEAATQSIKQQGQLVELSGVEVAV; this is encoded by the coding sequence ATGACAAATACTCGCGATCGCTTGACACAAAATGTCGATTTCAGTACTTATCCCGAGCAGGGAAATATTTGTACAGACAAGCAAAATTCGGCAATTCATACAATTAATATTGGTGTCATAGGCTATGGCTATTGGGGTCCCAATTTAGTCCGTACCTTTGCCGATCTCCCAGGAGCAAAGGTCGTAGCTGTGAGCGATTTTAAAATAGAAAGGCTGGCTAAAGTGCAATCGCGTTACCCAGCCGTGAAAGTAACGACAGATAGCCAAGACTTATTTGCAGATCCAAATATCGATGCGATCGCGATCGCGACCCCAGTTTCGACTCATTACGACTTAGCCTTAGCAGCTTTGCAGGCTGGCAAACACGTACTCGTCGAAAAACCAATGACTGTTAGCTCCGAACAAGCCATCAGACTGATTGAGGAGGCTCAACGGCGGAATTTGGTACTGATGGTAGATCACACCTTTGTTTACACGGGTGCAGTCCGTAAGATGCAGGAACTCGTTGCCAGTAAAGCAATAGGCGACGTTTATTACTACGATTCTGTCCGGGTCAACTTGGGGCTATTCCAGCACGATGTAAATGTGATTTGGGATTTGGCAGTCCACGACCTCTCGATTATGGACTACGTGTTGCAAGCTAAGCCAACCGCTGTCTCGGCGACAGGGATGAGTCACATTCCTGGCGAACCAGAAAACATTGCCTACCTAACATTATTTTTCGATAACAGCGCGATCGCCCACATCCACGTGAATTGGCTAGCGCCAGTTAAAGTTCGTCGTACCCTGCTTGGGGGCAGTCAAAAAATGATCTGTTATGACGACTTGGAGCCAAGTGAAAAGATTAAGGTATACGACAAAGGAATTACAGTCAATGGCAGCCCTGAGAACGTTTACCAAATGTTAGTTGGCTATCGCACCGGAGATATGTGGTCGCCAAAGTTAGATATGACTGAAGCGTTGCAAACCGAGGCATTACACTTTGTTGATTGCATCCAGCAAGGCAAACGTCCAATTACCGATGGGGAAGCAGGACTGCGGGTCGTCAGAATTCTAGAGGCTGCTACCCAGTCCATCAAGCAGCAAGGTCAATTAGTTGAACTAAGCGGAGTGGAGGTAGCAGTATGA
- a CDS encoding IS4 family transposase codes for MEQAIAKTKVCEQRKRSLPAQLVICLVIAMSLWSRDSMRDVLKNLIDGLSEAWVKVGKYWRVFCKSAITQARQRLSPRVMSQLFHQLVRPMASTDTKGAFLNGLRIVVIDRTCFDLPDSDENARVFGRPSSRPGTQAAFPKLRLVILVEAGTHLIFDALMCPYRIGERVRALRLLRSVSSGMLLMWDRGLHSYAMVQATVTTGSDYLGRIPANVKFLCEEPLADGSYLSWIYPPAKFRSKACQPIQVRVIEYTIGNTDNPEEQLRYRLITSLLELEKFPAQLLAIEYHQRWEVENTIDELKVHLSGRKTHIRSQKPREVVQEVYGWLLGHWAVRLLMFQAAKSAGITPLRLSFTGTLRVIRRAIPKFQRLQSQELPFF; via the coding sequence ATCGAGCAAGCGATCGCTAAAACTAAAGTTTGTGAACAACGTAAACGCTCGTTACCAGCACAATTGGTAATTTGTTTGGTAATTGCGATGAGTCTGTGGTCACGAGATTCGATGAGAGATGTGCTGAAAAACTTAATTGATGGGCTGAGCGAAGCATGGGTGAAAGTGGGGAAATACTGGCGAGTTTTTTGTAAATCAGCAATAACGCAAGCCCGACAACGATTAAGTCCAAGGGTGATGAGTCAATTGTTCCATCAACTGGTGCGACCAATGGCTAGCACCGATACCAAAGGAGCATTTCTCAATGGATTGCGAATTGTGGTAATTGATCGGACTTGCTTCGATCTGCCAGACAGCGATGAAAATGCGAGAGTTTTTGGTCGTCCGAGCAGCCGTCCTGGCACACAAGCCGCATTTCCCAAACTGCGATTAGTCATTTTGGTAGAAGCAGGAACACATTTAATCTTTGATGCATTGATGTGTCCATATCGAATAGGAGAACGAGTGCGGGCATTAAGATTATTACGCTCCGTGAGTTCAGGGATGTTGTTGATGTGGGACAGAGGGTTACATTCTTATGCAATGGTGCAAGCAACTGTCACAACTGGTAGCGATTATTTAGGAAGAATTCCCGCAAATGTCAAGTTTTTGTGCGAAGAACCACTGGCGGATGGTTCTTATCTGAGTTGGATTTATCCACCTGCTAAATTCCGCTCAAAAGCTTGCCAGCCCATACAAGTCCGAGTGATTGAATACACAATTGGTAATACCGACAACCCAGAGGAACAACTAAGATATCGCTTAATTACCAGCTTATTGGAATTGGAGAAATTTCCGGCTCAACTACTGGCGATTGAATATCATCAACGCTGGGAAGTAGAAAATACTATTGATGAACTCAAAGTACATTTATCAGGACGAAAAACTCATATTCGCTCTCAAAAACCGCGTGAAGTTGTGCAGGAAGTTTACGGGTGGTTGTTAGGACACTGGGCTGTGCGGTTATTGATGTTTCAAGCTGCAAAGAGCGCGGGTATCACTCCTTTGCGTCTGAGTTTCACTGGGACATTGCGAGTTATTCGTCGTGCTATCCCGAAATTTCAACGCTTGCAATCACAAGAACTCCCCTTTTTTTAA